From the Streptococcus halotolerans genome, the window TCTTCTAATTTTTCAATCAGCCAAGGCGTGTTGACCACATAGATATCTGCTGACATCGGAACAGGCTCTACGGCATCTTCAAGTTTCTGTTTGCCAATCACGTTGTCGTGTTCGTCAATAGCTAGAACTTCATTAGCTGATGAGATAGCTCCTTTAGCTAATCGTTTATAGACCACTGTGATCTGACGCTTATTAGCGTTATGAAGATGAATCACTTGTTCAATATTAATATTTGATAGGATATCACAAGACATATAAACGGTTTGATCTGATCCTGAACGTTTGAGATAGGTCAAAATCTGGCTATAATAATCCTTGTCTGTCATGGTTGTTTCGTCGTCAGTGTTATAAAAGCCAAGGAAGTAATGACTAGTCAAGGTGTTCAAGCCCCACTCACGACCACTTCGTACGTGGTCAAATACTGATCGAATATTTTGTCCACGGAAAATCCCATAAACGCTACGGATACCCGCATTGGCAAGACTTGATAACTGAAAGTCAATCAAGCGGTATTTCCCATCAAAAGGGAGATTGGCTAGTGGTCTATTATTCGTCAAACTTTCCATATCGTGGTAGCCAACGGCGTTGCCCAAAATGGCTGTGTATTTATCAATCTTCATTCGGTACCCCCACTACTTCATTGTATCCTACAACTTGAACCTCATCTGT encodes:
- the glgD gene encoding glucose-1-phosphate adenylyltransferase subunit GlgD yields the protein MKIDKYTAILGNAVGYHDMESLTNNRPLANLPFDGKYRLIDFQLSSLANAGIRSVYGIFRGQNIRSVFDHVRSGREWGLNTLTSHYFLGFYNTDDETTMTDKDYYSQILTYLKRSGSDQTVYMSCDILSNINIEQVIHLHNANKRQITVVYKRLAKGAISSANEVLAIDEHDNVIGKQKLEDAVEPVPMSADIYVVNTPWLIEKLEEEAQKEKPRKIRYLLRELIVTEQALAFEYTGYLSNITSVKSYYDANMDMLDPQKFYSLLYSNQKVYTKVKNEESTYFDQSSEINNSQFASGSEIYGQVNHSIVSRSCHIAKGSRIDHALIFPKVTIEEGAVVEYAIIDKNVTVPAGVTLKGTIEKPLVIGKGQVITGDIIQ